One stretch of Pomacea canaliculata isolate SZHN2017 linkage group LG11, ASM307304v1, whole genome shotgun sequence DNA includes these proteins:
- the LOC112574715 gene encoding uncharacterized protein LOC112574715, with amino-acid sequence MSGHHQSAARKDKRRGGVAGRLGGETRDTQGNGDREVYIQSVTDVQVARLTGKGNNRLVKEIIRRSGADVQFHQSHLPNIATAIIRGHRSQIETAVKLINEKTDVQDLISDQAQIFWTKWVEAAFPDLESRAYFLPPVYFNRVPMVRQSVGGQDVLVLQSGTKQADQSNLMTSTSAAVHRVQETDIKYDAAFQRLFVCLQKMSEQVKEAFVGISQLEFGQYLGEPCYAAAAAHLPLPKTISNDSLHYKQGDFDVLLIHRSYGLVVCEVKSVGDNLKKLNMSQQDIDNNIRKTLRDAMSQLDKAEAMLSHLVSDIAPGLRITRTIAFPNLTAHQVQQAISGDTQLTQDLCRCLGTTDPDDIAGLSS; translated from the exons ATGTCTGGTCATCACCAGTCTGCTGCAAGAAAG GACAAACGCAGGGGTGGGGTTGCAGGGCGTCTTGGTGGCGAGACCAGAGACACCCAGGGCAACGGTGACCGCGAAGTGTACATACAAAGTGTGACTGATGTACAGGTGGCTCGTCTTACTGGTAAAG GAAATAATCGTCTGGTCAAAGAGATCATTAGGAGGTCAGGCGCTGATGTACAGTTTCACCAATCACATCTACCAAACATCGCCACCGCCATCATCCGAGGTCATCGTTCGCAGATCGAGACTGCTGTCAAGCTCATCAACGAGAAGACTGATGTTCAG GACCTGATCTCAGACCAGGCCCAGATATTCTGGACAAAGTGggtggaggccgcgttccctgacctcgagtctcgcgcctacttcctgcctcctgtctacttcaaccgcgtgccgatggtCAGACAGTCGGTTGGTGGCCAGGATGTCCTGGTCCTTCAGTCAGGAACTAAACAAGCCGATCAGTCCAACCTGATGACATCAACGTCTGCTGCTGTTCATCGCGTTCAGGAAACTGATATCAAGTATGACGCCGCCTTTCAACGGCTTTTCGTCTGTCTACAAAAAATGTCTGAACAGGTAAAAGAAGCTTTCGTTGGCATCAGTCAGCTTGAGTTTGGACAGTATCTCGGCGAACCTTGTTACGCAGCAGCGGCCGCCCATCTACCCCTACCTAAAACTATTTCAAATGATTCGTTACATTACAAACAAGGGGACTTTGATGTGCTGCTTATTCACCGATCTTACGGCCTGGTTGTCTGTGAGGTGAAATCCGTAGGTGACAATTTAAAGAAactgaacatgtcacagcaggatatagacaacaacattagaAAGACACTGAGAGACGccatgtcacagctggacaaggcggaggccatgttgtctcacctggtgtccgacatcgctcccggtctgcgcatcaccaggaccatcgctttccccaacctcacggctcatcaggtgcaacaggccatctccggcgacACCCAACTGACTCAG